A genome region from Musa acuminata AAA Group cultivar baxijiao chromosome BXJ3-5, Cavendish_Baxijiao_AAA, whole genome shotgun sequence includes the following:
- the LOC103983753 gene encoding protein IMPAIRED IN BABA-INDUCED STERILITY 1-like isoform X2, producing MGCVASKNAAPLTPAFVSSGVSGTLETSGEFQSSPSFWNRPQLANYEFGDCSESGESGKMSSSGNSSVSFRLWNLNRSSEGEQIAAGWPAWLSAVAGEAIQGWVPLKADSFEKLEKIGQGTYSSVFRACEIETGRIVALKKVRFDNFDPENVRFMAREIQILRRLDHPNVIKLEGLITSRLSCSIYLVLEYMEHDLAGLSSCPDIKLSEPQVKCYMHQLLSGLQQCHSHGVIHRDIKCANLLVNNEGILKIADFGLANILDPKDKQPLTSRVVTLWYRPPELLLGSTDYEPSVDLWSVGCVFAELFFGEPILQGRTEVEQLHKIFKLCGSPPEEFWNKSSLPRETIFKPHPYENCIRETFRFLPDSAFKLLQTLLSIEPNKRGTASTALTSEYFRTKPYACDPSSLPKYQPNKEIDAKFREESQRRIVKSRSHIVEATRKPSRALKPSRESNALAKIASHKEGSRNAQGMNRSGKKRKIPVANDNKRLLVDLQPTPSLTFRDEGRHVKQIPQRGLPSSGLLDVSASTSFARTKRPKEDQRHIKSHAGSRSRQVELEKFNPSNVSQAKSTFKLNGVGNGDLQHVPYSSSKGHKPYELTRNATLKHWIPPDFQDSVYSLSAHPSQDLSEGAVMPRNRSLGYREEKVDLSGPLLLQSQRVDEFLEKHEWKIHKAVRKSWFQRGKKQGR from the exons ATGGGTTGCGTAGCGTCGAAGAACGCGGCCCCTCTTACGCCGGCATTTGTCTCCTCGGGCGTCTCGGGAACCCTCGAGACCTCGGGAGAGTTCCAATCTTCGCCGTCGTTCTGGAACCGCCCTCAGCTTGCCAACTATGAGTTCGGTGACTGTAGCGAGTCAGGGGAGTCTGGGAAAATGAGCTCCTCCGGCAACAGCTCCGTTAGCTTTCGGCTGTGGAACTTGAATCGGAGCAGCGAAGGGGAGCAGATTGCCGCGGGATGGCCTGCGTGGCTCAGCGCCGTCGCCGGGGAAGCCATTCAGGGATGGGTGCCCCTCAAAGCTGACTCCTTCGAGAAATTGGAGAAG ATCGGGCAAGGTACCTATAGCAGTGTGTTTAGAGCATGTGAGATCGAGACAGGGAGGATTGTTGCCCTGAAGAAGGTGCGCTTCGACAATTTTGATCCTGAGAATGTTAGGTTTATGGCAAGGGAGATACAGATCCTCCGCAGGCTTGATCATCCAAATGTCATAAAACTGGAGGGCTTAATTACTTCTCGGTTGTCGTGCAGTATATATCTTGTTTTAGAATACATGGAGCATGATCTTGCAGGGTTGTCATCTTGTCCTGACATCAAACTCAGTGAACCACAG GTCAAATGCTATATGCACCAATTGCTATCTGGACTACAACAGTGTCATTCACATGGTGTCATACACCGCGACATCAAATGCGCAAATCTTTTGGTTAACAATGAGGGAATTCTGAAGATTGCTGATTTTGGTTTGGCAAACATCTTGGATCCTAAGGATAAGCAACCACTAACCAGTCGAGTTGTGACGTTATGGTATCGGCCACCTGAGCTTCTCCTGGGATCAACAGACTACGAGCCATCCGTAGATCTGTGGAGCGTTGGATGTGTATTTGCAGAACTTTTCTTTGGGGAGCCTATCTTGCAAGGAAGAACTGAG GTTGAGCAACTACATAAAATCTTTAAGCTCTGTGGCTCTCCACCGGAAGAATTTTGGAACAAATCCAGCCTGCCCCGTGAAACTATTTTTAAGCCTCATCCTTATGAAAATTGCATCCGAGAGACATTTCGCTTTTTACCAGATAGTGCATTTAAGTTGCTACAGACACTTCTATCTATTGAGCCCAATAAACGTGGCACAGCTTCTACTGCTCTTACTTCTGAG TACTTCAGGACAAAGCCTTATGCATGTGATCCATCCAGCTTGCCAAAATACCAGCCTAACAAAGAAATCGATGCAAAGTTTCGGGAGGAGTCACAAAG GAGGATTGTCAAGAGCAGATCACACATTGTAGAGGCCACAAGAAAACCTTCAAGAGCACTTAAGCCTTCACGAGAATCAAATGCCCTAGCAAAGATAGCATCTCACAAAGAG GGTTCAAGAAATGCTCAAGGAATGAATAGAAGTGGCAAAAAAAGAAAGATTCCAGTAGCAAATgataataaaagattattggttGATCTGCAGCCGACGCCAAGTCTTACATTTCGAGATGAGGGTAGACATGTCAAGCAAATCCCTCAAAGAGGTCTTCCTTCCTCAGGGCTGCTGGACGTTTCTGCCTCTACCAGCTTTGCACGGACAAAGAGACCAAAAGAAGACCAACGACACATCAAATCTCATGCTGGATCCAGATCTAGACAGGTCGAATTGGAAAAGTTTAACCCATCAAATGTTTCACAGGCTAAAAGTACTTTCAAGTTAAATGGAGTAGGAAATGGAGATCTTCAACATGTACCCTATTCCAGCTCAAAAGGCCATAAGCCCTATGAGTTGACAAGAAATGCAACGCTGAAGCATTGGATACCTCCAGACTTTCAGGACTCAGTATATTCTTTGAGCGCCCATCCTTCTCAAGATTTGTCAGAAGGAGCAGTAATGCCTAGGAACAGGAGCTTG GGTTATCGAGAAGAAAAAGTAGATCTGTCAGGGCCTCTACTCCTCCAATCACAAAGGGTTGATGAATTTCTAGAGAAGCACGAATGGAAAATCCACAAAGCTGTTCGAAAGTCATGGTTCCAAAGAG
- the LOC103983753 gene encoding protein IMPAIRED IN BABA-INDUCED STERILITY 1-like isoform X1: MGCVASKNAAPLTPAFVSSGVSGTLETSGEFQSSPSFWNRPQLANYEFGDCSESGESGKMSSSGNSSVSFRLWNLNRSSEGEQIAAGWPAWLSAVAGEAIQGWVPLKADSFEKLEKIGQGTYSSVFRACEIETGRIVALKKVRFDNFDPENVRFMAREIQILRRLDHPNVIKLEGLITSRLSCSIYLVLEYMEHDLAGLSSCPDIKLSEPQVKCYMHQLLSGLQQCHSHGVIHRDIKCANLLVNNEGILKIADFGLANILDPKDKQPLTSRVVTLWYRPPELLLGSTDYEPSVDLWSVGCVFAELFFGEPILQGRTEVEQLHKIFKLCGSPPEEFWNKSSLPRETIFKPHPYENCIRETFRFLPDSAFKLLQTLLSIEPNKRGTASTALTSEYFRTKPYACDPSSLPKYQPNKEIDAKFREESQRRIVKSRSHIVEATRKPSRALKPSRESNALAKIASHKEGSRNAQGMNRSGKKRKIPVANDNKRLLVDLQPTPSLTFRDEGRHVKQIPQRGLPSSGLLDVSASTSFARTKRPKEDQRHIKSHAGSRSRQVELEKFNPSNVSQAKSTFKLNGVGNGDLQHVPYSSSKGHKPYELTRNATLKHWIPPDFQDSVYSLSAHPSQDLSEGAVMPRNRSLGYREEKVDLSGPLLLQSQRVDEFLEKHEWKIHKAVRKSWFQRANNYLHIQASLCTFSSPNMNTMPCSFDWIQHRRS; this comes from the exons ATGGGTTGCGTAGCGTCGAAGAACGCGGCCCCTCTTACGCCGGCATTTGTCTCCTCGGGCGTCTCGGGAACCCTCGAGACCTCGGGAGAGTTCCAATCTTCGCCGTCGTTCTGGAACCGCCCTCAGCTTGCCAACTATGAGTTCGGTGACTGTAGCGAGTCAGGGGAGTCTGGGAAAATGAGCTCCTCCGGCAACAGCTCCGTTAGCTTTCGGCTGTGGAACTTGAATCGGAGCAGCGAAGGGGAGCAGATTGCCGCGGGATGGCCTGCGTGGCTCAGCGCCGTCGCCGGGGAAGCCATTCAGGGATGGGTGCCCCTCAAAGCTGACTCCTTCGAGAAATTGGAGAAG ATCGGGCAAGGTACCTATAGCAGTGTGTTTAGAGCATGTGAGATCGAGACAGGGAGGATTGTTGCCCTGAAGAAGGTGCGCTTCGACAATTTTGATCCTGAGAATGTTAGGTTTATGGCAAGGGAGATACAGATCCTCCGCAGGCTTGATCATCCAAATGTCATAAAACTGGAGGGCTTAATTACTTCTCGGTTGTCGTGCAGTATATATCTTGTTTTAGAATACATGGAGCATGATCTTGCAGGGTTGTCATCTTGTCCTGACATCAAACTCAGTGAACCACAG GTCAAATGCTATATGCACCAATTGCTATCTGGACTACAACAGTGTCATTCACATGGTGTCATACACCGCGACATCAAATGCGCAAATCTTTTGGTTAACAATGAGGGAATTCTGAAGATTGCTGATTTTGGTTTGGCAAACATCTTGGATCCTAAGGATAAGCAACCACTAACCAGTCGAGTTGTGACGTTATGGTATCGGCCACCTGAGCTTCTCCTGGGATCAACAGACTACGAGCCATCCGTAGATCTGTGGAGCGTTGGATGTGTATTTGCAGAACTTTTCTTTGGGGAGCCTATCTTGCAAGGAAGAACTGAG GTTGAGCAACTACATAAAATCTTTAAGCTCTGTGGCTCTCCACCGGAAGAATTTTGGAACAAATCCAGCCTGCCCCGTGAAACTATTTTTAAGCCTCATCCTTATGAAAATTGCATCCGAGAGACATTTCGCTTTTTACCAGATAGTGCATTTAAGTTGCTACAGACACTTCTATCTATTGAGCCCAATAAACGTGGCACAGCTTCTACTGCTCTTACTTCTGAG TACTTCAGGACAAAGCCTTATGCATGTGATCCATCCAGCTTGCCAAAATACCAGCCTAACAAAGAAATCGATGCAAAGTTTCGGGAGGAGTCACAAAG GAGGATTGTCAAGAGCAGATCACACATTGTAGAGGCCACAAGAAAACCTTCAAGAGCACTTAAGCCTTCACGAGAATCAAATGCCCTAGCAAAGATAGCATCTCACAAAGAG GGTTCAAGAAATGCTCAAGGAATGAATAGAAGTGGCAAAAAAAGAAAGATTCCAGTAGCAAATgataataaaagattattggttGATCTGCAGCCGACGCCAAGTCTTACATTTCGAGATGAGGGTAGACATGTCAAGCAAATCCCTCAAAGAGGTCTTCCTTCCTCAGGGCTGCTGGACGTTTCTGCCTCTACCAGCTTTGCACGGACAAAGAGACCAAAAGAAGACCAACGACACATCAAATCTCATGCTGGATCCAGATCTAGACAGGTCGAATTGGAAAAGTTTAACCCATCAAATGTTTCACAGGCTAAAAGTACTTTCAAGTTAAATGGAGTAGGAAATGGAGATCTTCAACATGTACCCTATTCCAGCTCAAAAGGCCATAAGCCCTATGAGTTGACAAGAAATGCAACGCTGAAGCATTGGATACCTCCAGACTTTCAGGACTCAGTATATTCTTTGAGCGCCCATCCTTCTCAAGATTTGTCAGAAGGAGCAGTAATGCCTAGGAACAGGAGCTTG GGTTATCGAGAAGAAAAAGTAGATCTGTCAGGGCCTCTACTCCTCCAATCACAAAGGGTTGATGAATTTCTAGAGAAGCACGAATGGAAAATCCACAAAGCTGTTCGAAAGTCATGGTTCCAAAGAG